In one Candidatus Nitronereus thalassa genomic region, the following are encoded:
- a CDS encoding D-glycerate dehydrogenase — protein MAKTRVLVTRRIPEAGLEAIKSFADVELWSGEEPIPRNELCEKVSEVDGLYCLLTDTIDEALLSLAPRLRVVSTMAVGFDHIDIQACTKRKIPVGNTPGVLTETTADFAFALLMAAGRRIGEAAEFVKAGRWGAWDPALFVGQDVNGATAGIIGFGRIGQAVAKRAHGFGMRVLVNHSRPIPSELLAQANVEQVSFDRVIAESDFLSLHVPLTSETQQLIDKKVLNRMKRTAILINTSRGRVVDSKALYDALRNQNIAYAALDVTDPEPISVDDPLLTLPNCLVVPHIASASVATRRKMALMAAENLRAGLAGEDLPYCVNPEVFKK, from the coding sequence ATGGCAAAGACTCGCGTTCTGGTAACCCGACGGATTCCCGAAGCAGGCTTAGAAGCGATTAAAAGCTTTGCCGATGTTGAGCTCTGGTCTGGAGAAGAGCCAATCCCGCGAAATGAGTTGTGTGAAAAAGTTTCAGAGGTGGATGGCCTGTATTGCTTACTGACAGATACGATTGATGAAGCATTGTTATCGCTGGCTCCACGGCTTCGTGTGGTCAGTACGATGGCTGTTGGATTTGATCATATCGATATACAGGCCTGCACGAAACGGAAAATTCCTGTTGGGAACACCCCTGGGGTTTTGACCGAAACTACAGCAGATTTTGCCTTCGCCTTGCTCATGGCTGCTGGTCGGCGAATTGGTGAGGCAGCGGAATTTGTGAAGGCCGGGCGTTGGGGGGCTTGGGATCCCGCCCTGTTTGTCGGTCAAGATGTTAATGGTGCGACGGCAGGGATTATTGGATTTGGGCGAATTGGTCAGGCTGTGGCGAAGCGGGCGCATGGGTTTGGTATGCGGGTATTAGTCAACCATTCGCGGCCCATTCCCAGCGAACTACTTGCCCAGGCTAACGTGGAACAAGTTTCATTTGATCGAGTAATTGCAGAATCCGACTTTCTCAGTTTGCATGTTCCCCTGACATCTGAAACCCAACAATTGATTGATAAGAAGGTTCTCAATCGTATGAAGCGCACGGCTATTCTGATTAATACGTCACGGGGTAGGGTTGTGGATTCGAAGGCCTTATATGATGCCCTCAGAAATCAAAACATTGCCTATGCAGCCTTGGATGTTACTGACCCCGAACCGATCTCGGTGGATGATCCTCTGTTAACCTTGCCCAACTGCTTGGTGGTGCCGCATATTGCGAGTGCCTCGGTGGCTACTCGTAGAAAAATGGCTTTGATGGCTGCAGAAAATCTTCGTGCAGGTTTAGCGGGCGAAGACTTACCGTATTGCGTGAATCCTGAAGTGTTTAAGAAATAA
- a CDS encoding tetratricopeptide repeat protein — MTTHAAQQAQIYLHRGNLTQAQYWCAQAVDEARSQGTWDTLASALGNLGNVYALLEDFQQAEACYQEVLTIQRSQENPNTIGETLANIGNVKADAGDYTKARAYYLEAIDVLTATENHRALGILYGNLALQEIATNQLENAIGHFTYALDFHRMVGDEVSLANTYSQLGQVFLTQGKFRQAEGCLNNASEHFIKLGNEPSEAAVLRVLADLYNKKGDTISAVRCLERTIQIDIRYQLPERTNDFSQLSEFRKKNPAPQAGIPPKLKKKTNPP; from the coding sequence ATGACGACACATGCCGCACAACAAGCTCAGATCTACCTTCATCGAGGCAATCTCACGCAAGCGCAATATTGGTGTGCTCAAGCAGTAGATGAAGCCCGATCACAGGGCACCTGGGACACGCTGGCTTCAGCATTAGGCAACCTGGGCAATGTGTATGCCTTATTGGAAGATTTTCAACAAGCCGAGGCCTGTTATCAAGAAGTCCTTACCATCCAACGCAGCCAAGAAAACCCCAACACCATCGGGGAGACGCTGGCTAATATAGGAAACGTCAAGGCCGATGCAGGAGACTACACCAAAGCCCGCGCGTATTACTTGGAAGCCATCGACGTGTTGACCGCCACCGAGAACCACCGCGCCCTGGGAATCTTATATGGCAATTTGGCTCTGCAGGAAATTGCCACCAACCAGCTCGAAAACGCCATTGGCCATTTTACGTACGCGCTCGACTTTCATCGAATGGTTGGGGACGAAGTCAGCCTGGCCAATACCTATAGCCAACTGGGTCAAGTTTTTCTCACGCAGGGAAAGTTTCGTCAAGCAGAGGGTTGTCTTAATAACGCGAGTGAACACTTCATTAAACTGGGCAATGAACCCAGCGAAGCGGCAGTCTTACGAGTCTTAGCGGATTTGTACAATAAGAAGGGCGACACCATTTCAGCAGTGCGATGTCTAGAACGAACGATTCAGATCGATATTCGTTATCAACTTCCGGAACGGACCAACGATTTTTCTCAACTTTCCGAGTTTCGGAAGAAAAACCCCGCCCCACAAGCCGGAATCCCCCCAAAACTTAAAAAGAAGACGAATCCGCCATAA
- a CDS encoding SprT family zinc-dependent metalloprotease, whose amino-acid sequence MNGVPEKNLAPLETHELQRMWSSLNATYFDSRLPTIEIQWSSRLTSSVGLFVSETGPRTQHVSPDIRHGVGRVIRLSLPLLRAQSLAEIRGTLAHEMIHQWQFDVKKCHPSHGREFRRMMKLMNHDGLGITVYHTLLNEVAALSKYTWQCQKCGRAYHRQRKSLSSKTHRCGSCWGELQEVSSGMSWSRLHGEAKSKPLGDQRMGLQPPVQLVFDFMADSSSF is encoded by the coding sequence ATGAACGGTGTTCCGGAAAAAAATCTCGCTCCCTTGGAAACTCATGAGCTTCAACGCATGTGGAGTTCTCTGAATGCGACATACTTTGATTCCCGTCTTCCTACCATTGAGATTCAGTGGAGTTCCCGGTTGACATCGTCAGTTGGTCTGTTTGTGAGTGAGACTGGGCCACGAACCCAACATGTCTCTCCGGATATTCGTCATGGGGTCGGACGGGTCATTCGATTATCTCTTCCGCTTCTTCGTGCACAGTCCCTAGCCGAAATCCGCGGAACGTTAGCTCATGAGATGATTCACCAGTGGCAGTTTGATGTGAAAAAATGTCATCCCTCGCATGGTCGGGAATTTCGGCGAATGATGAAACTTATGAATCACGACGGACTAGGAATTACCGTTTATCATACGTTGCTCAATGAAGTGGCCGCTCTATCAAAATATACTTGGCAATGTCAGAAATGTGGTCGTGCCTATCACCGCCAACGAAAGAGCCTCTCTTCCAAAACCCATCGTTGTGGTTCCTGTTGGGGCGAGTTGCAGGAAGTGAGTTCAGGCATGAGCTGGAGCCGTCTGCATGGTGAGGCAAAATCAAAGCCCTTGGGCGATCAGAGGATGGGTTTGCAACCACCCGTTCAATTGGTTTTTGACTTTATGGCGGATTCGTCTTCTTTTTAA
- the tadA gene encoding tRNA adenosine(34) deaminase TadA — protein sequence MTQPKDHDFMQAALEEAKKAFAFGEVPVGAVLVCEDAIVARGHNQREGQHDPTAHAELLVIQQAAETLQSWRLIGTTLYVTLEPCLMCAGAILQARIPRLVFGTFDPKAGACGSLFTVHQDSRLNHQINVTHGIEEPSCRNILKEFFQQLRQNQPLPMS from the coding sequence ATGACACAACCAAAGGATCACGATTTTATGCAAGCAGCACTCGAAGAAGCCAAAAAGGCCTTTGCCTTTGGTGAAGTACCGGTTGGTGCTGTTCTTGTCTGTGAGGATGCTATTGTCGCTCGTGGGCACAATCAGCGTGAAGGCCAACATGATCCCACAGCACATGCCGAACTTCTGGTCATCCAACAAGCAGCGGAAACACTCCAGTCTTGGCGGCTTATCGGCACGACACTATATGTAACCCTTGAACCCTGCCTGATGTGTGCCGGGGCCATCCTCCAGGCAAGAATTCCTCGGCTCGTGTTTGGCACTTTTGATCCCAAAGCGGGAGCCTGTGGTTCATTGTTTACCGTTCACCAAGATTCACGACTCAATCATCAAATCAATGTGACTCATGGAATTGAAGAACCTTCTTGCCGGAATATTTTGAAGGAATTTTTCCAACAACTCCGGCAGAACCAACCCTTACCCATGTCTTGA
- the coaBC gene encoding bifunctional phosphopantothenoylcysteine decarboxylase/phosphopantothenate--cysteine ligase CoaBC: protein MGKFDNKRIVLGVAGSIAAYKAVSLLRTLVEEGAEVSVVMTLAAKQFVTPLTFEVLSKRSVSTDLFSESETMPHLRLTESADLVLVAPATANTLAKSALGLADDLLSTMILAARCPLIFAPAMDGEMWDHPSVMEHTQVLRGRGVTVMEPEDGPLASGQVGRGRLPSEEAILNTVAACLSRQHDWAGQRVLVSAGPTREPIDAIRFITNGSSGKMGYAIAQAAAHRGAQVLLVSGPTNLPSPANCESTSVVTAEEMQQALEDKFSWATVLIMTAAVGDFRSRVVAPQKLKKDEWAGESLDLERTPDILASLSKQKTHQILVGFAAETENHVENGRKKLHQKTLDLVAVNHISGPDSAFGNDMNELTILTKAGEILHLDRAAKPLIAHRLLDVILPLALHRALDTPRISNLRSL from the coding sequence ATGGGTAAATTCGACAATAAACGGATTGTGTTGGGCGTCGCCGGGAGTATTGCCGCCTATAAGGCCGTGTCACTTCTTCGAACTTTAGTAGAGGAAGGGGCGGAAGTCTCGGTAGTCATGACGCTGGCGGCGAAGCAGTTTGTCACCCCGCTCACGTTTGAAGTGTTGTCAAAGCGGTCAGTATCTACGGACCTATTTTCCGAGTCGGAGACTATGCCGCATCTGCGGTTAACGGAATCGGCGGATCTTGTGCTGGTTGCTCCGGCCACGGCGAATACGTTAGCAAAAAGTGCATTGGGCCTGGCTGATGACCTCTTGAGCACGATGATTTTAGCGGCTCGATGTCCTCTGATTTTTGCGCCGGCCATGGATGGCGAAATGTGGGATCATCCGTCAGTGATGGAGCATACCCAAGTCTTACGTGGGCGTGGTGTGACGGTTATGGAGCCGGAAGATGGCCCATTAGCTTCAGGTCAGGTGGGGAGGGGGCGACTTCCTTCTGAAGAGGCAATTTTAAATACGGTGGCTGCTTGCCTGTCTCGTCAACACGATTGGGCTGGGCAACGGGTCTTGGTGTCGGCTGGGCCTACCAGGGAACCAATTGACGCGATTCGATTCATCACTAATGGCTCGTCTGGAAAAATGGGCTATGCCATTGCCCAAGCTGCGGCACACCGGGGAGCCCAAGTCTTACTTGTCAGTGGGCCAACGAACCTTCCGTCACCCGCCAATTGTGAATCGACTTCAGTCGTGACAGCAGAGGAAATGCAACAAGCCTTGGAAGATAAATTTTCTTGGGCCACGGTGCTTATCATGACAGCGGCGGTAGGAGATTTTCGTTCCCGTGTGGTGGCGCCTCAGAAACTCAAAAAGGATGAGTGGGCCGGAGAATCCCTAGATCTTGAGCGGACTCCCGATATTCTCGCCAGCCTTTCCAAGCAGAAAACGCATCAAATCCTTGTTGGTTTTGCGGCTGAAACCGAAAATCATGTCGAAAACGGAAGAAAAAAGCTGCATCAAAAAACCCTTGATCTTGTGGCTGTCAATCATATCAGCGGTCCAGATTCGGCTTTTGGCAACGATATGAATGAACTGACCATTCTTACCAAGGCAGGAGAGATCCTGCACCTAGATCGAGCGGCAAAGCCCCTTATTGCTCATCGACTCTTGGATGTCATCTTGCCTCTTGCCCTGCACCGTGCATTGGACACACCTCGCATTTCCAATCTACGAAGCCTATAG
- the rpoZ gene encoding DNA-directed RNA polymerase subunit omega encodes MTDTLPLLHDSSSGKFDSRYRVVLVAAQRAKQIMRSGQPSQTSKFAKETSVALEEVLRGDVKYLVGKEARQAIRESKRQTERGFDQAVLAGGDEDAKEIQQQLSVYIDDSPKVAEPEDGGDSTEVAETVE; translated from the coding sequence ATGACTGATACTCTTCCGTTGTTACATGATAGTAGTAGTGGAAAATTTGATTCCCGATATCGGGTGGTGCTTGTCGCCGCCCAACGGGCAAAGCAAATCATGCGAAGTGGGCAACCCTCGCAGACGAGTAAATTTGCAAAGGAAACTTCCGTGGCTCTGGAAGAGGTCTTGCGAGGCGATGTGAAATATTTGGTAGGAAAAGAAGCCCGGCAGGCGATTCGAGAATCCAAACGTCAAACGGAGCGCGGTTTTGACCAAGCGGTCCTGGCGGGAGGCGATGAAGATGCGAAGGAGATTCAGCAACAATTGAGTGTCTATATTGATGATTCGCCAAAGGTGGCCGAGCCGGAAGATGGCGGTGACTCGACAGAAGTGGCTGAAACTGTCGAATAG
- the gmk gene encoding guanylate kinase: MKRSGVLFVVSGPSGAGKSTLCKNMVAQVPQTALSVSCTTRNPRPGEQHGVDYCFIDEPQFRGMIDRNEFVEWAEVYGKLYGTPKRQLEESMSEGIDVLLDIDAQGARQIMKQFSGAVYVFVTPPSLEVLRTRLYRRASDSTEEIQRRLELAREEIANFRSYHYLIRNEDLIQATKDLESIICAERVKTARLDTEWLKDKGLIEDKALKENSTIV, from the coding sequence ATGAAACGAAGCGGTGTACTCTTTGTTGTATCAGGACCCTCTGGGGCAGGAAAAAGCACGTTGTGCAAAAATATGGTTGCGCAGGTGCCGCAGACCGCCCTTTCGGTTTCTTGTACGACTAGAAATCCTCGGCCTGGCGAACAACATGGGGTGGATTATTGTTTTATTGATGAACCACAATTCCGTGGTATGATTGACCGTAATGAATTCGTGGAATGGGCAGAGGTCTATGGAAAATTATATGGTACCCCTAAGCGCCAGCTCGAAGAGTCAATGAGCGAAGGTATCGACGTCTTGCTTGATATTGATGCCCAAGGGGCTCGCCAAATCATGAAGCAGTTTTCCGGGGCCGTGTATGTGTTTGTCACGCCTCCGTCGTTGGAAGTGTTGCGGACGAGGCTGTATCGTCGGGCGTCGGATTCCACCGAGGAAATTCAACGCCGTCTTGAATTGGCCAGAGAGGAAATTGCTAATTTTCGGTCTTATCATTATTTGATTCGCAATGAAGATCTTATTCAGGCCACCAAAGATCTGGAATCCATCATTTGCGCCGAGAGAGTGAAGACCGCGCGGCTGGATACGGAATGGCTAAAAGATAAGGGATTAATCGAAGATAAGGCCCTCAAAGAAAATTCGACTATCGTATAA
- a CDS encoding YicC/YloC family endoribonuclease, with protein MMKSMTGFGKRESTVQGVSISAEIRSVNHRFREIMMRLPKGKNELEEELKQVIAQQCSRGRIEVSVAYVGGKESSKTLKLDRTLARQYHQVLQELQRELKLGGSIDVSFLGSFREIFSVGEPTVDSQAFDRAVKRLVVGAVEDLDRMRRREGKALQSDMVKRVQVVRQVQGQIRRRLPKVTKDYYDRMKDRLNGLIGDSALDDTRLKQELAIFADRCDVTEELIRLDSHCQQFDALVKAKDPVGRQLDFLLQEMGREVNTIGSKANDAEISKCVVQLKGELEKVREQVQNVE; from the coding sequence ATGATGAAGAGCATGACCGGGTTTGGAAAACGTGAAAGCACCGTTCAGGGAGTGAGCATTTCCGCGGAAATTCGATCTGTCAATCATCGCTTTCGGGAAATCATGATGCGTCTTCCCAAAGGCAAGAACGAGTTGGAAGAAGAGTTGAAACAGGTGATCGCCCAACAATGCAGCCGAGGACGCATTGAGGTCTCCGTGGCCTATGTTGGAGGGAAAGAAAGCTCCAAGACGTTGAAACTCGATCGGACCTTGGCTCGCCAATACCATCAAGTTCTCCAAGAACTGCAGCGAGAGCTAAAATTGGGGGGCAGTATCGACGTCTCATTTTTAGGATCGTTCCGGGAAATTTTTTCTGTGGGGGAGCCCACCGTGGATTCCCAGGCCTTTGACCGCGCTGTCAAGCGATTGGTCGTCGGCGCGGTGGAAGACCTTGATCGTATGCGTCGTCGAGAAGGGAAGGCTCTGCAAAGTGATATGGTCAAACGCGTGCAGGTGGTCAGGCAGGTTCAGGGGCAGATTCGTCGGCGGTTGCCCAAGGTGACCAAAGACTACTATGATCGTATGAAGGATCGTCTCAATGGGCTGATAGGCGATAGTGCTTTGGACGATACACGCCTTAAACAAGAATTAGCGATCTTTGCGGATCGGTGCGACGTGACCGAAGAACTCATTCGTCTGGATAGTCATTGTCAGCAATTCGATGCCCTGGTGAAAGCGAAGGATCCAGTGGGACGGCAATTGGACTTTTTGTTGCAGGAAATGGGGCGAGAAGTCAATACGATTGGCTCCAAGGCGAATGATGCTGAAATTTCCAAATGTGTGGTCCAACTCAAAGGGGAACTGGAAAAGGTTCGCGAACAAGTGCAAAATGTCGAATAA
- the nth gene encoding endonuclease III — MSAGKSGTSVKPDAKARACRIIATLKRALPEAIVELQHRTPFELLVATILSAQCTDERVNSVTPALFAKYPGPQHLAKANPADVEAIIRSTGFFRSKAKSVIHCSQGLVELFNGKVPDTMEELTSLPGIGRKTANVILGACFQKPGIIVDTHVKRVANRLHLTTSHDPTTIEYDLQALLPQQDWTGGSQRFLLHGRYVCLARKPKCGSCVISADCDWDGKLMKS, encoded by the coding sequence ATGAGTGCAGGGAAATCGGGAACCTCCGTGAAACCAGATGCCAAAGCACGGGCATGCCGAATTATTGCCACGCTCAAACGGGCTCTTCCTGAGGCGATAGTCGAACTTCAACATCGCACACCCTTCGAGTTGTTGGTTGCCACGATTTTATCAGCGCAATGCACAGATGAACGAGTCAATAGCGTGACCCCGGCCTTATTTGCAAAGTATCCAGGACCGCAACACCTGGCCAAGGCCAATCCTGCAGATGTCGAAGCCATCATTCGTTCGACGGGGTTTTTCCGAAGTAAAGCTAAAAGCGTCATTCACTGCAGCCAGGGGTTGGTTGAACTTTTCAATGGGAAAGTTCCGGACACAATGGAAGAGTTGACCTCTTTGCCGGGCATCGGAAGAAAAACCGCGAACGTGATTTTGGGCGCCTGTTTTCAAAAGCCTGGGATCATTGTGGATACTCACGTGAAACGTGTTGCGAACCGCCTTCATTTGACGACGAGCCATGATCCCACCACTATTGAATACGATCTTCAAGCTTTGCTTCCTCAACAAGATTGGACTGGTGGATCGCAACGGTTCTTACTTCACGGGCGCTATGTCTGCTTGGCCCGAAAGCCCAAATGTGGATCTTGTGTTATTTCGGCGGACTGTGACTGGGATGGAAAGTTGATGAAATCATGA
- the hflX gene encoding GTPase HflX: MARLERFYRRRIPVERVITPELAKASTELSHEIRRQIGFLINRRGEIENIIVGTDRQLVLPLLARSRSGSRLLRGVRFVHTHLKDQPLTKDDLTDLALLRLDMMVAIGVGEQGEPGRIFVAHLLPTSAERKAYVELAPTAFHSFQMECQEFVQSLESEIGRETPALKTTNGRPGAILVSVYARSRAEQEERLAETKELIVSQGIEVLDVVEQRLVAMNPKYVMGSGKLTDVIIHALQSGAEMLIFDRDLTPTQIRSISEKTEMKVLDRTQLILDIFAKRAHSRSGKIQVELAQMKYVLPRLSQSSTALSRLGGGIGGRGPGETKLETDLRRVRDRITHLESDLESLTKHRIQQRAKRTRNQVPVVSIVGYTNAGKSTLLNALTDSHVPADNRPFETLDTVSRRLHLPTGQEVILTDTVGFIRDLPQGLLKAFRTTLEELHDADLLLHVIDASASDFDQQIQVVEHILLELELDKVPRIFVLNKCDRLQPELAEALCYRHHGVGVSALHKETLHPIYSGIVDRLRRIELESNLEMVSDKRENPLWDDPHVPIA; encoded by the coding sequence TTGGCACGACTCGAACGTTTCTATCGGCGACGTATTCCAGTCGAGCGTGTGATTACGCCGGAATTGGCGAAGGCATCAACAGAACTCTCACATGAAATCCGTCGACAAATTGGATTTTTGATCAATCGCCGGGGAGAGATCGAAAACATTATCGTTGGAACTGATCGGCAACTCGTTCTTCCTTTGCTCGCCAGAAGTCGATCGGGTTCCCGTTTATTACGCGGAGTCCGATTTGTCCATACACACCTCAAAGATCAGCCTTTAACAAAGGATGATTTAACGGACCTTGCCTTATTGCGTTTGGATATGATGGTTGCCATTGGGGTTGGAGAGCAAGGAGAGCCAGGAAGGATTTTCGTGGCCCATTTGCTTCCAACAAGTGCTGAAAGAAAAGCATACGTGGAATTAGCCCCTACGGCATTCCATTCGTTTCAAATGGAATGCCAGGAATTCGTACAGTCTTTAGAGTCCGAAATCGGTCGAGAAACTCCTGCCCTCAAAACGACCAACGGTCGACCAGGCGCCATACTCGTGAGTGTGTATGCCAGGAGTCGAGCCGAACAGGAAGAACGCCTTGCGGAAACAAAAGAACTCATTGTCTCTCAAGGAATCGAAGTGTTGGATGTTGTCGAGCAGCGGCTCGTGGCTATGAATCCAAAGTATGTCATGGGGTCGGGGAAGCTGACGGATGTGATTATTCACGCGCTTCAGAGTGGCGCCGAAATGTTAATTTTTGATCGAGACCTGACTCCCACACAGATCCGCTCTATTTCGGAAAAGACGGAAATGAAAGTGCTGGACCGCACTCAGTTAATCCTGGATATATTTGCGAAACGTGCGCATTCCCGTTCTGGGAAGATCCAAGTCGAATTAGCGCAAATGAAATATGTGTTGCCGCGATTGTCGCAATCAAGTACCGCGCTCTCTCGATTGGGCGGGGGAATTGGTGGTCGAGGTCCAGGAGAAACCAAACTCGAGACCGACCTTCGGCGAGTAAGGGACCGAATTACCCATCTTGAAAGTGACCTGGAGTCGTTGACGAAACATCGTATCCAGCAACGAGCCAAGCGAACACGGAATCAAGTTCCCGTCGTGTCGATTGTGGGATATACCAATGCCGGAAAATCGACGTTGCTCAATGCCCTCACCGATAGCCATGTCCCCGCGGACAATCGACCGTTTGAGACCTTGGACACCGTAAGTCGCCGTCTCCATTTGCCCACGGGCCAGGAAGTCATTCTGACGGATACCGTCGGTTTTATCCGAGATCTTCCCCAAGGGCTCTTGAAAGCTTTTCGAACGACTCTTGAGGAGTTGCATGACGCTGACTTATTGTTGCATGTCATTGATGCCAGCGCCTCGGACTTTGATCAACAGATCCAAGTTGTTGAGCATATCTTATTGGAATTGGAATTAGACAAGGTCCCGAGAATTTTTGTCCTGAATAAGTGTGATCGGTTACAGCCTGAACTCGCGGAAGCGCTTTGCTACCGTCATCATGGTGTCGGAGTATCGGCCCTTCATAAAGAGACCCTCCATCCCATTTACTCGGGAATTGTGGATCGCTTGCGTCGTATTGAATTGGAAAGCAATCTTGAGATGGTTAGTGATAAGCGTGAGAATCCATTATGGGACGACCCTCACGTCCCCATCGCATAA
- the tsaD gene encoding tRNA (adenosine(37)-N6)-threonylcarbamoyltransferase complex transferase subunit TsaD has protein sequence MNFSSAEPGYILGIETSCDETAAAVVSEKGEVLANVVSSQHDVHRRFGGVVPELASRKHTEKIEEIVQEAIRLAQITLSDVKGIAVTQGPGLAGALLVGVSFGKALAYAQNIPWIAVNHLEGHVASAWLQQPNLQTPCVILVVSGGHTHLYFVPRFQEYRLVGRTLDDAAGEAFDKGAKMLGLDFPGGPALDRLAQSGNPQAVRFPRPYLNRGGLNFSFSGLKTSLLYYMRDIKKNAQECVLADVAAGYQEAIVEVLVEKTFRAVRRYKVGAVAIVGGVSANSRLRVRLAERGAESGVQLTIPRIELCTDNAAMIAAAGLWAFHQGEFASWDADAKANLQTQILHTMKPNHQKAVNQ, from the coding sequence TTGAACTTCTCATCAGCAGAGCCTGGTTACATTTTAGGAATCGAAACCTCCTGCGACGAAACGGCAGCGGCGGTGGTTTCGGAGAAGGGAGAGGTCCTGGCCAATGTCGTGTCTTCCCAACATGATGTGCATCGACGATTTGGGGGGGTGGTGCCAGAGCTGGCATCCCGAAAACATACGGAGAAAATCGAGGAGATTGTGCAGGAAGCTATCCGTCTTGCACAGATCACCCTGTCTGATGTGAAAGGCATTGCCGTCACCCAGGGACCTGGGTTAGCCGGCGCTCTCCTTGTTGGAGTAAGTTTTGGGAAAGCCTTAGCGTATGCACAAAATATCCCTTGGATAGCGGTGAATCATCTTGAAGGGCACGTGGCTTCGGCTTGGTTGCAGCAGCCAAATCTCCAAACTCCTTGTGTGATTCTCGTCGTGTCGGGTGGACATACCCATTTGTATTTTGTTCCGCGGTTCCAGGAATACCGCCTCGTTGGTCGAACCCTTGATGATGCGGCAGGAGAGGCGTTCGATAAAGGAGCCAAAATGCTCGGGTTAGATTTCCCCGGTGGCCCTGCCCTTGATCGACTCGCACAATCCGGTAATCCTCAAGCCGTTCGTTTCCCTCGGCCATACTTGAATCGAGGGGGGCTCAATTTTAGTTTTAGTGGGCTCAAAACTTCTTTGTTGTATTACATGAGGGATATAAAAAAGAATGCTCAGGAATGTGTTCTAGCCGACGTGGCTGCGGGTTATCAAGAAGCTATTGTCGAGGTCTTGGTGGAAAAAACATTTCGGGCGGTTCGTCGTTATAAGGTGGGGGCCGTTGCCATTGTTGGTGGCGTATCCGCGAATAGCCGCTTGCGAGTAAGGCTCGCAGAGCGTGGTGCGGAATCTGGCGTTCAATTGACCATTCCCAGGATCGAGTTGTGCACGGACAATGCGGCCATGATTGCCGCGGCTGGGTTATGGGCTTTTCACCAAGGAGAGTTCGCTTCCTGGGATGCTGACGCCAAGGCGAATCTTCAAACCCAAATCCTCCATACCATGAAGCCAAACCACCAAAAAGCTGTGAATCAATAA